The Syntrophotalea acetylenivorans genome contains the following window.
GGCTCTGCAGGGACCATCCTATGAGACCCCGGCTGAAATACGAGCGCTTGGTCTGCTTGGCGCCGATGCTGTTTCCATGTCCATGGTGCCCGAGGCGATTATGGGGAAATACCTGGAAATGCGGGTGGCTGGACTGTCCTATGTTGCCAACCGGGCGGCGGGGCTTGGTTCTTCACCTCTCAGCCACCAGGAGGTGCTGGCTGTCGGTCGCGGTGGCGCCGCTCCTTTAGCTGAACTGATTCAAAAGTTAATCCTTCTCTGGCAAGAGGAATCTTGACCGGCTACCTTCCCTTTTAGAACTTCCTATTCTGTATTAAGTCTCCAAGTATCCGAAATTAAATAAAAAATCATAAAGCCTCAGGATGGTTCCCCGCTTGACAGCCTTTCTGTTAATGGTAAACTTTTCGCAGACAGACAGTGAAAAGCAAGGGGAGGTAACGGTGGGACAACGAAATAGAAGAGTGTTGGTCGTCGACGACGAAGAAAATGCCCGGATCGGATTGAGCAAGATCCTGGAACAGGAAGGCTATCGGGTCGATAGTGTAGCTAATGGTCAGGAAGCCCTTGATTTTTTACAGCGGCAGAGTGTTCAGGTGGTGATAAGCGACCTGCAGATGCCGGAAATGAACGGCATGGCGTTTTTACGCGAAATTAATCGTCACTATCCCAGTACTCAGGTCATCATGGTGACCGCCCACGGCGGTGTCGAGTCCTATCTGGAGGCGATTCATCTGGGTGCGTATGAATATATCAACAAGCCGATCAGGCTGGATGAATTGCGCATCGTTATGGATAAAATGCTTACTGAAAAAAGGGTGGCAAAGGCAAATTAACAACCATGTGGAGAGTGGGAATTTAACCGTCATCCTGTCCTGGGTCGCAACGGGGGGTACAAATAACTGTAAGTACCGAGTGGAGGCACAATGAAAGAATTCAAAACAATCCTGTTCGCCAGCGATTTTTCTGAAAATTCAGCCTATGCCTTCGAATATGCCCGTGACCTGGCCATCAAATACCAGGCCCTTCTATTGGTGGTTCATGTGATTAACGAACCGGTTGATCTGCGGGGCTTTTATGTTCCGCATATTTCATTCGAGACCCTTGAGGAAGAGATCGAGCAGGGAGCCCGCAAGATGATGGACAAGTTCTGTCGAACGAATCTGCGGGATTACGATAACTACGAAACGTTTATTGTTCCGGGAATCCCCTATGACGAGATCATCAAAAAAGCCGAGGATGTTTCCGCCGATCTGATTGTGATGGGTACCCACGGTCGCAGCGGTCTCGATCATGTACTGTTTGGCAGTACCGCGGAGAAGGTGTTACGCAAATCTCCGGTTCCGGTGATGACGATTCGCTATCCAGATTAGGTTTTATCTGTAATCGACCCCCTGATCTTATTTT
Protein-coding sequences here:
- a CDS encoding response regulator, whose amino-acid sequence is MGQRNRRVLVVDDEENARIGLSKILEQEGYRVDSVANGQEALDFLQRQSVQVVISDLQMPEMNGMAFLREINRHYPSTQVIMVTAHGGVESYLEAIHLGAYEYINKPIRLDELRIVMDKMLTEKRVAKAN
- a CDS encoding universal stress protein encodes the protein MKEFKTILFASDFSENSAYAFEYARDLAIKYQALLLVVHVINEPVDLRGFYVPHISFETLEEEIEQGARKMMDKFCRTNLRDYDNYETFIVPGIPYDEIIKKAEDVSADLIVMGTHGRSGLDHVLFGSTAEKVLRKSPVPVMTIRYPD